The bacterium DNA window TTCCTCGACAGCGACCGGGTCAACTTCCAGAAGGAAGGCTACGCCAAGGAAGAGTTGCTCGCGGGCCTCGCTCAAGTTTTGCCGAAGAACGTGTGGCAGTACGTCGTTCAGATCCCGCGGATGGCCGAACTGGGACGCCGCTTCGTTCTCCAGGGCGGAACCCAATACAACTTGGCCGCGGTCAAGGCCCAGGTCGATTATATCAAGGAGAGGGTGCCTGACGCCGAGGTCCTGGTTCATCCCCATACCGGCGAGGCCGGCGCGATCGGCGCCGCGATGGAAACCCGCCGGGTCGTCCAGCGCCGCGGTTACTCGACCTTCATCGGCCTCGATCCGGCGATCGGTCTCCAATTCACCGCCCGCAACGACGAGTCGACCGTCTGCCATTTCTGCCCCAACAATTGCAGCCGGACCTTCATCGACACCGTGACGCCATCCGGCGACACCAGCCGCTACATCTCGGGCTTCAGCTGCGAGAAGGGCACGGTCGAATCGAAGGAAGCGATGGTCGAGCTCAGCAAGAAGCGCAACGAGCTCAAGAAGCAGTATCCCAACCTCGTCGACTTCGAGGCCCATGTCCTCTTCAATAGCCACGAGTATGAGGCGCTGCCGGCCGACAAAACCGAGATCGAGGACATCGCGGTCAAGAAGACCCTGATGGGCAACATCAAGCGGGTCCCGATCAAGCGCGGCTTCATCCGCTCCTCGGCCGAGGCGGCCGAGCGCCGCCGGGGGCTGCGGGTCGGCATTCCGCGGGTGCTCAACATCTACAGCAGCGCCCCGATTTGGAAGACCTACTTCGAATGCCTGGGCCTGATGCCCAACAACATCGTCTTCTCCGATTTCAGCGGCGAGGAGATGTGGGCCGAGGGCGGGAAGTACGGCTCGATCGACCCCTGCTATCCCTCCAAGGTCTCGCAGGCCCATATCCATAATTTGCTCTTCCACAAGCACAAGCCGGAGAAGCCCCTCAACTACATCTTCTTCCCGATCCTGACCCACATCCCCTCGGGCCTGAAGAACGTCATGGACGACGCCTGCTGCCCGATCGTGGCCGGCGCGCCCGAGGTCATGAAGGCGGCCTTCACCAAGGAGAACAACTTCTTCGCCGAGCGCGGGATCACTTACCTCGATCCGGCGCTGACCCTGAACGAGAAGCTCCTCTTCAAGAAGCAGATGTTCAACGCTTTCGGCGAGCTCCTCGGCATCACCGAGGACGAGAACGACTGGGCGGTGGAGCAGGGCTGGAAGGCCTTGAGCCGCCTCGACCAGACGCTCCAGGCCAAGGGCCGGGCCATCCTCGACGATGCCGAAGAGAAGAACAAGATGGTCCTGCTGCTGCTCGGGCGGCCTTATCACGTCGATCCCGGCCTCAATCACGACGTGCTCGAGGAATTCCAGGCCCGCGGCTATCCGGTGCTCTCGATGCGCTCGCTGCCCCGCGATCCCGAATACCTGGCCAAGCTCTTCAAGACCGACGTCGCTGCCGGCCGCGACCCGCTCGACATCACCGACGTTTGGCCCGAGAACTACAGCGCCAACAGCGCCCAGAAGGTCTGGGCCGCCAAGTTCGCCGGCCGCCATCCCAATATCGCGGTCCTCGATCTCTCCAGCTTCAAGTGCGGCCACGATGCGCCGACCTACGGCATCATCGACAAGATCATCGGCACCAGCAACACGCCGTATTCGGCCCTGCACGACATCGACGCCAACAAGCCCGGCGGCTCGATCAAGATCCGGGTCAAGACTTACGCCCACTCCCTGAGCCTCCGCGAGGAAGCGCTCGAGGACTTGGCGAAAAAGAAGGAAGAACTGCGTCGGCGCCTCGAAGAGAAGCGCGCCGAGCTCATGAAATTGCAATCCCCAAAGGAGGCGAACTATGCCGAAGCCGTCTAACCAACCTTGGTACAATCAATTCGTCCCGATCTCGGCGGTCGAAGCCGAGCTCGAGCGTTTCGAGCAGGAAGAGCGCGAGCGCCTGGGCCTGGCCGAGGCCCCCAAGCAGAAACAATGGACGGACAACGTCAACCGCGCCTTCTACGCCGACCAGCGGGCCCACACCACGGTCTTGGTTTCGGGCCTCACCATGGCCCACGACCTCTTCGTCCAAGCCGGGCTCGAAGGCCTGGGTTACCAGATCAAGGCCTTGGATTGCCCCGACAACGAGGCTCTCCAGCTCGGCAAGGAGTACGGCAACCGCGGCCAGTGCAATCCGACTTATTTCACCGTCGGCAACTTGGTGAAGCACCTG harbors:
- a CDS encoding acyl-CoA dehydratase activase-related protein, whose amino-acid sequence is FLDSDRVNFQKEGYAKEELLAGLAQVLPKNVWQYVVQIPRMAELGRRFVLQGGTQYNLAAVKAQVDYIKERVPDAEVLVHPHTGEAGAIGAAMETRRVVQRRGYSTFIGLDPAIGLQFTARNDESTVCHFCPNNCSRTFIDTVTPSGDTSRYISGFSCEKGTVESKEAMVELSKKRNELKKQYPNLVDFEAHVLFNSHEYEALPADKTEIEDIAVKKTLMGNIKRVPIKRGFIRSSAEAAERRRGLRVGIPRVLNIYSSAPIWKTYFECLGLMPNNIVFSDFSGEEMWAEGGKYGSIDPCYPSKVSQAHIHNLLFHKHKPEKPLNYIFFPILTHIPSGLKNVMDDACCPIVAGAPEVMKAAFTKENNFFAERGITYLDPALTLNEKLLFKKQMFNAFGELLGITEDENDWAVEQGWKALSRLDQTLQAKGRAILDDAEEKNKMVLLLLGRPYHVDPGLNHDVLEEFQARGYPVLSMRSLPRDPEYLAKLFKTDVAAGRDPLDITDVWPENYSANSAQKVWAAKFAGRHPNIAVLDLSSFKCGHDAPTYGIIDKIIGTSNTPYSALHDIDANKPGGSIKIRVKTYAHSLSLREEALEDLAKKKEELRRRLEEKRAELMKLQSPKEANYAEAV